The Castanea sativa cultivar Marrone di Chiusa Pesio chromosome 11, ASM4071231v1 genome contains a region encoding:
- the LOC142614411 gene encoding uncharacterized protein LOC142614411, whose translation MMGNSIEDDDDDSFTKPLGRRSVIYYGMGHMLNDITAACWFTYLLLFLTDIGLSSRDAAVVMLSGQVADGFTTILAGELIDRFGHFKIWHAAGSVLVAVSFSSVFGGCVPCKIFGTSSSTLETVGYSLFAAIFNVGWAATQVSHMSMVNCITLNSTSRVVLTSCRNAFTMIANLSLYAVALIVFAVTKANTYADVENQYRWIAYSSIFVGCCFVGIFLFGTKEPRSRVGARGNFHVRIAWAYWFKRVLYYEVAIVYVLTRLIVNVSQAYLAFYVINDLRMAQSAKALVPAIIYTCSFIVSVILQEIAWTGQRLKAYYTAGGIIWMFSGAAIIFLPRSMSAFMYIISIFIGVANALMMVTGISMQNVLIGENLGGCAFVCGSLSFLDKISCGLAVYVLQSFQSCSPELQRTNAINVYISVTRFGLGLLPSFCALIGVAVTYSMKLHTPFSKPIMEPLLE comes from the exons ATGATGGGAAATAGtattgaggatgatgatgatgattccTTCACTAAGCCCCTTGGAAGACGGTCTGTCATTTATTATGGCATGGGTCACATGCTCAATGATATCACTGCTGCCTGTTGGTTCACTTACCTCTTATTGTTCTTGACAGATATTGGACTTTCTTCAAG GGATGCTGCTGTGGTTATGCTTTCAGGTCAAGTAGCTGATGGATTTACAACCATATTGGCTGGTGAACTG ATTGACAGGTTTGGACATTTCAAAATATGGCATGCTGCAGGCTCTGTTCTGGTTGCCGTTTCATTTTCTTCTGTTTTTGGTGGTTGCGTACCTTGTAAGATCTTTGGTACTTCTTCATCAACATTGGAAACTGTTGGCTACAGCTTGTTTGCAGCAATCTTCAATGTTGGTTGGGCTGCTACTCAGGTTTCACACAT GTCTATGGTGAATTGCATCACACTGAATTCAACAAGTAGAGTAGTGCTGACTAGCTGTCGAAATGCATTTACAATG ATTGCCAACCTCAGCCTATATGCAGTTGCTCTAATAGTCTTTGCTGTCACCAAAGCAAACACATATGCTGATGTTGAAAATCAG TATCGATGGATTGCATATTCATCAATTTTTGTTGGATGCTGCTTCGTGGGCATATTCCTTTTTGGAACCAAAGAGCCAAG ATCCAGGGTAGGAGCACGCGGAAATTTTCATGTTAGGATTGCATGGGCTTACTGGTTCAAGCGAGTTCTATATTATGAAGTTGCTATCGTTTATGTGCTCACCAGATTAATTGTCAATGTGTCACAG GCGTATCTTGCATTCTATGTTATTAATGATCTACGAATGGCCCAATCAGCTAAAGCTCTG GTTCCTGCAATCATCTACACTTGCAGCTTCATTGTATCTGTTATTCTACAG GAGATTGCATGGACTGGCCAACGCCTGAAGGCCTACTACACTGCTGGTGGCATTATTTGGATGTTTTCTGGTGCAGCAATCATTTTCTTACCTAGAAGCATGAGTGCTTTCATGTACATAATATCAATATTTATTGGTGTAGCAAATGCTTTGATGATG GTGACTGGAATAAGTATGCAAAATGTTCTAATTGGGGAGAATCTTGGTGGCTGTGCATTTGTTTGTGGATCATTGAGCTTCTTGGACAAAATCTCATGTGGGCTTGCCGTTTATGTTCTTCAGTCTTTCCAAA GTTGCTCTCCAGAACTTCAGAGAACAAATGCAATAAATGTCTATATTTCAGTTACACGGTTTGGTTTGGGTCTCTTACCGTCATTTTGTGCACTAATTGGGGTGGCAGTTACGTACAGCATGAAACTCCATACCCCTTTTTCGAAACCTATAATGGAGCCGCTGTTGGAATAG
- the LOC142617074 gene encoding uncharacterized protein LOC142617074 — MADETSQPKFKRMYVRFNAQKVGFLGGCRPFVGLDGCHIKHRFGRQILSATTKDANDNIFPVAMAVVEQENKESWIWFLEIFTDDIGRPEELQLVFIFDRQKGLILAIETLFPTVEHRYCVKHIYNNFKADHKGLELKDALWRCAVATTVREFERCVLYINDLDEMTYEYLANIAPAQWTRLYTKREGIKKYVVKLCPSIQDKLEKLKVESKPFSATPASSFLYEVASQYERHVVDLVKKMYSYRYWDLNGIPCKHAITAIYTNIEPPKAYTHPCYHK, encoded by the exons ATGGCTGATGAGACTTCCCAACCAAAATTTAAGAGGATGTATGTTAGGTTCAATGCTCAGAAGGTAGGATTTTTAGGTGGATGCAGGCCATTTGTAGGTTTAGATGGTTGTCACATAAAGCATAGATTTGGTAGGCAAATCTTATCAGCCACTACCAAGGATGCAAATGACAACATTTTTCCAGTAGCCATGGCTGTTGTGGAACAAGAAAATAAGGAGTCTTGGATATGGTTTTTGGAAATTTTCACTGATGATATAGGGAGACCAGAGGAGCTTCAATTGGTCTTCATTTTTGATAGACAAAAG GGGCTTATACTTGCAATAGAGACACTATTTCCTACTGTGGAGCATAGGTATTGTGTGAAACACATCTACAACAATTTCAAAGCAGATCACAAGGGATTGGAGTTGAAGGATGCACTGTGGAGGTGTGCTGTTGCCACAACAGTAAGGGAGTTTGAGAGATGCGTGCTATACATAAACGATTTGGATGAAATGACATATGAGTATCTTGCAAACATTGCACCTGCACAGTGGACAAG GCTTTACACAAAAAGGGAAGGGATAAAGAAGTATGTTGTAAAGTTGTGTCCAAGCATACAAGATAAGTTGGAGAAATTAAAGGTTGAAAGCAAGCCATTTAGTGCTACCCCAGCTAGCAGTTTCCTTTATGAGGTAGCTAGTCAGTATGAAAGGCATGTAGTTGACCTTGTTAAGAAGATGTACAGCTATAGGTATTGGGATTTAAATGGCATTCCATGCAAACATGCCATAACAGCCATTTATACAAACATTGAGCCACCAAAAGCCTACACCCACCCATGTTACCACAAATAA